One window from the genome of Eucalyptus grandis isolate ANBG69807.140 chromosome 7, ASM1654582v1, whole genome shotgun sequence encodes:
- the LOC104452903 gene encoding root phototropism protein 3 — protein sequence MWDSESESVAGRDYGNGALSSARQGVKTEGFELRDQSWHVATDVPSDLLVHVGEVNFHLHKYPLLSRSGKFNRMIYESRDPDLSKLVLDDLPGGPEAFELAAKFCYGIAVDLTAANISGLRCAAEYLEMTEDLEEGNLIFKTEAFLSYVVLSSWRDSILVIKSCEKLSPWAENLQIVRRCSESIAWKACANPKGIRWAYTGKPPKVSSPKWSEMKESSPSRGHQAPPNWWFEDVSILRIDHFVRVVTAIKVKGMRFELIGEAIMQYATKWLPGLIRDGAGAGDEGSNSGNNHSISGSASWKGGLHMIVAGTKDEPSTVQAKDQRMIIESLISIIPPQKDSVTCSFLLRLLRMANMLKVAPALVTELEKRVGMQFEQASLADLLIPSYNKIETLYDVDLVQRLLEHFLVQEQMEGSSPSRQPFSEKHGYDAAQRVNGQNAKMRVARLVDSYLTEVSRDRNLSLTKFQVLAEALPESARTCDDGLYRAIDSYLKAHPTLTEHERKRLCRVMDCQKLSIDACMHAAQNERLPLRVVVQVLFSEQVKISNTLASSSLKETGGDAHYQPMIPNRKTLLEATPQSFQEGWATAKKDINTLKFELDSMKAKYLELQNDMENLQRQFDKMAKHKQGSAWSSGWKKLSKLTKMSNLENQDIGPQVDECRSNQENS from the exons ATGTGGGATTCCGAAAGCGAGTCCGTCGCTGGGAGAGATTATGGAAATGGCGCGCTCAGCTCAGCCAGGCAAGGGGTTAAGACAGAAGGGTTTGAGCTCAGAGATCAGTCATG GCATGTTGCCACTGACGTTCCAAGTGACCTTCTTGTTCACGTTGGGGAAGTTAATTTCCACTTGCACAAG TATCCCCTGCTCTCTAGGAGTGGGAAGTTCAACAGGATGATATATGAATCGCGCGACCCCGATTTAAGCAAGTTGGTTTTGGATGATCTGCCCGGTGGGCCTGAAGCTTTCGAGCTGGCTGCGAAGTTCTGCTATGGGATTGCCGTTGATCTGACCGCAGCCAATATCTCCGGGCTGCGCTGCGCGGCTGAGTACTTGGAGATGACCGAGGACTTGGAGGAAGGCAATCTTATATTCAAAACCGAAGCCTTTCTGAGCTACGTAGTCTTATCTTCGTGGCGAGACTCAATACTAGTGATTAAAAGCTGTGAGAAGCTCTCGCCATGGGCGGAGAACCTGCAAATTGTACGAAGATGTAGCGAGTCAATAGCTTGGAAGGCATGTGCCAACCCAAAAGGGATAAGATGGGCTTACACGGGGAAACCGCCGAAAGTCTCGAGCCCGAAATGGAGTGAAATGAAGGAGTCGAGCCCGAGCAGGGGTCACCAGGCTCCTCCCAATTGGTGGTTCGAAGACGTCTCGATTCTGAGGATTGATCACTTCGTGAGGGTCGTCACTGCTATCAAAGTGAAAGGCATGAGGTTCGAATTGATTGGTGAGGCAATTATGCAGTATGCTACGAAGTGGCTTCCAGGTTTGATAAGAGATGGAGCAGGAGCAGGAGATGAAGGAAGCAACAGTGGGAACAACCATAGCATCAGTGGAAGTGCTAGTTGGAAAGGCGGGCTCCACATGATCGTGGCCGGAACTAAGGATGAACCTTCGACGGTTCAGGCCAAAGACCAAAGGATGATAATAGAGAGCCTTATCAGCATAATTCCTCCGCAGAAGGACAGTGTCACGTGTAGCTTCCTTCTTCGGCTTCTACGAATGGCGAACATGTTGAAAGTGGCTCCTGCATTAGTTACCGAGTTAGAGAAACGGGTCGGCATGCAATTCGAACAGGCATCCTTGGCTGATCTCCTTATCCCTTCGTACAATAAGATTGAGACTTTGTACGACGTTGATCTAGTTCAGAGGCTTCTGGAGCATTTTCTTGTCCAGGAACAGATGGAGGGCTCGAGCCCGAGCAGGCAGCCATTCTCGGAGAAGCACGGCTATGATGCTGCTCAACGTGTTAACGGGCAAAATGCGAAGATGAGAGTGGCTCGACTAGTGGACAGTTATCTTACCGAGGTGTCCAGAGACAGGAACCTCTCATTGACAAAGTTTCAAGTGCTGGCTGAGGCCTTGCCTGAATCCGCAAGGACTTGTGATGACGGACTTTACCGAGCGATTGACTCATATCTTAAG GCACATCCAACGCTGACTGAGCATGAGAGGAAGCGGCTGTGCCGGGTGATGGATTGCCAGAAGCTCTCGATCGATGCGTGCATGCACGCTGCGCAGAACGAGCGGCTTCCCTTGAGAGTGGTCGTCCAAGTTCTCTTCTCGGAGCAAGTGAAGATAAGCAATACGCTCGCCAGCAGCTCGCTCAAGGAAACTGGAGGCGACGCACACTACCAGCCTATGATCCCGAACCGGAAGACGCTCCTGGAAGCGACCCCGCAGTCCTTCCAGGAAGGTTGGGCGACTGCAAAGAAGGACATAAACACCCTCAAGTTCGAGCTCGATAGCATGAAGGCCAAGTACCTCGAGCTGCAGAACGACATGGAGAATCTGCAGAGGCAGTTCGACAAGATGGCGAAGCATAAGCAGGGGTCGGCTTGGAGCAGCGGGTGGAAGAAGCTGAGCAAGCTCACCAAGATGAGCAACTTGGAGAACCAGGACATAGGGCCTCAGGTGGACGAGTGCAGATCAAACCAGGAAAACTCCTAG
- the LOC104452902 gene encoding pentatricopeptide repeat-containing protein At5g09450, mitochondrial isoform X2: MGSRAFFLSLRRTRFVEGLGAANGWSSRRFLSSGGLGNELVEDAVVVEGSDDLKSRIFRLRLPKRSVTNVIQKWVGEGNEVSAPELRQISKELRKSQRYKHALEVSEWMVTNEGHELSDKDYADRIDLTTKVFGVDAAERYFEGREGLFSCGRDETPESGPRYLHLQSVD, translated from the exons ATGGGTTCTCGGGCGTTCTTCCTCTCGCTCAGACG AACGAGATTCGTCGAGGGCTTGGGAGCTGCGAACGGATGGAGTTCCCGCAGGTTCTTGTCTTCAGGTGGGTTGGGGAACGAGTTGGTCGAGGATGCCGTGGTTGTCGAAGGGAGCGATGACCTGAAGAGCAGGATTTTCAGGCTGAGGTTGCCGAAGCGGAGCGTGACGAACGTTATTCAGAAATGGGTCGGCGAGGGCAATGAGGTATCTGCTCCGGAGCTTCGGCAAATCTCTAAGGAGCTGAGGAAGTCTCAGCGTTACAAGCACGCTCTCGAG GTCTCAGAATGGATGGTTACCAATGAGGGACATGAGTTGTCAGACAAAGATTATGCTGATCGGATAGACTTGACGACAAAGGTGTTTGGCGTCGATGCTGCTGAGCGCTACTTTGAAG GTAGAGAAGGTCTCTTCAGTTGTGGACGAGATGAAACGCCAGAAAGTGGCCCCAGATATCTTCACCTACAATCTGTGGATTAG
- the LOC104452902 gene encoding pentatricopeptide repeat-containing protein At5g09450, mitochondrial isoform X1 — MGSRAFFLSLRRTRFVEGLGAANGWSSRRFLSSGGLGNELVEDAVVVEGSDDLKSRIFRLRLPKRSVTNVIQKWVGEGNEVSAPELRQISKELRKSQRYKHALEVSEWMVTNEGHELSDKDYADRIDLTTKVFGVDAAERYFEGLPTSAKTSETYTALLHSYASLKMSDKAADLYEKIKDSNLSFSALTYNEMMTLYMSIGQVEKVSSVVDEMKRQKVAPDIFTYNLWISSYAATLRIDEVERVLDEMSQDSNSNEDWKRYRQLTRIYVISGQLLNSESGGLVEAEKGITQREWITYDFLVILHASLGKKERVDQIWKSLRMTKQKMTSRNFMCVLSSYLILGHMKEVREVIDQWKQATNTSFDSSYCNRLLEAYREIGLIDTANAFQMLLIEKNCISGGDP, encoded by the exons ATGGGTTCTCGGGCGTTCTTCCTCTCGCTCAGACG AACGAGATTCGTCGAGGGCTTGGGAGCTGCGAACGGATGGAGTTCCCGCAGGTTCTTGTCTTCAGGTGGGTTGGGGAACGAGTTGGTCGAGGATGCCGTGGTTGTCGAAGGGAGCGATGACCTGAAGAGCAGGATTTTCAGGCTGAGGTTGCCGAAGCGGAGCGTGACGAACGTTATTCAGAAATGGGTCGGCGAGGGCAATGAGGTATCTGCTCCGGAGCTTCGGCAAATCTCTAAGGAGCTGAGGAAGTCTCAGCGTTACAAGCACGCTCTCGAG GTCTCAGAATGGATGGTTACCAATGAGGGACATGAGTTGTCAGACAAAGATTATGCTGATCGGATAGACTTGACGACAAAGGTGTTTGGCGTCGATGCTGCTGAGCGCTACTTTGAAGGTCTACCTACATCGGCAAAAACTAGTGAAACTTATACTGCTCTTCTTCACAGTTATGCTAGTTTGAAAATGAGTGATAAAGCTGCAGACCTTTATGAGAAAATAAAGGATTCAAACCTCTCATTCAGTGCACTTACCTACAACGAGATGATGACGTTATACATGTCGATTGGACAGGTAGAGAAGGTCTCTTCAGTTGTGGACGAGATGAAACGCCAGAAAGTGGCCCCAGATATCTTCACCTACAATCTGTGGATTAGTTCATATGCTGCTACGCTTAGGATTGATGAAGTTGAAAGAGTATTAGATGAAATGAGTCAGGATTCTAACTCAAATGAAGATTGGAAGAGATATAGGCAACTCACAAGGATATATGTCATCTCAGGTCAACTTTTGAACTCAGAGTCTGGTGGGCTGGTTGAAGCTGAGAAGGGAATCACTCAAAGAGAATGGATTACATATGATTTTCTTGTCATCCTCCATGCTAGCCTGGGAAAGAAGGAGAGAGTTGATCAAATATGGAAATCTTTGAGGATGACTAAACAAAAGATGACGAGTAGAAACTTTATGTGTGTTCTGTCTTCGTATCTGATACTTGGGCATATGAAAGAGGTAAGAGAAGTCATTGACCAATGGAAGCAAGCCACAAACACAAGCTTTGACAGTTCTTACTGCAATCGACTTTTGGAAGCTTATAGAGAAATTGGGCTGATAGATACCGCTAATGCCTTTCAAATGCTTCTTATAGAGAAGAATTGCATCTCTGGCGGCGATCCTTAA